From one Anopheles bellator chromosome 1, idAnoBellAS_SP24_06.2, whole genome shotgun sequence genomic stretch:
- the LOC131215651 gene encoding ecdysone receptor-like produces the protein MYRVNIVSTNPSVTASSSSSSIGSGSSSGSRSGVTVTSNLIVQQPGAQILGIAAGGSVSTILAGQQQQAAASALPIGTVVSIQPQHQQQPGSGSAQQQVVPTTAIIGLTAGTLNALNVANATRVAGSCTIAGLASGGATITPVTPATVAAATTTSSHQLLKAAAAAAAVKVEPVPSDTGGGGGGGGTAATTLVSMPSTTTNASTGNSGGGASTTSSSAVALPVAVTANATTLTVTSVLPAAASGNGHVVFGGKRRHESNEEWISSPSPGSVQGSAPPLSPSPGSQSHTYTTTMSNGYSSPMSTGSYDPYSPNGKMAPPGAE, from the exons ATGTACCGTGTCAATATCGTCAGCACAAATCCGAGCGTGAccgcgagcagcagcagcagcagcattggcAGTGGAAGTAGCAGTGGAAGCAGGAGTGGCGTGACCGTTACCAGCAACCTGATTGTGCAGCAACCTGGGGCCCAGATCCTGGGAAttgccgccggtggcagcgtCAGCACGATcctggccggccagcagcagcaggcagcggcCAGTGCCCTCCCGATCGGCACGGTGGTCAGCATCcagccgcagcaccagcaacagcctGGGTCGGGCtcagcgcagcagcaggtggtgccgacgacggcgatcaTCGGACTGACCGCCGGGACGCTGAACGCGCTGAATGTGGCGAACGCGACCCGCGTCGCCGGAAGCTGCACGATTGCGGGGCTAGCGAGCGGCGGGGCCACGATCACGCCGgtcacaccggccaccgttgccgctgccaccaccacgtccAGCCACCAGCTGCTGaaggcggccgcggcggcggcg GCGGTCAAGGTGGAACCCGTGCCAAGTGacacgggtggtggtggtggcggtggaggaacggccgccaccaccctcGTTTCGATgccttccaccaccaccaacgccagcACCGGGAACTCGGGTGGTGGGGCCAGCACTACCTCGTCCTCGGCAGTGGCCCTGCCGGTTGCAGTCACTGCCAACGCGACCACCCTGACCGTGACATCCGTACTGCCCGCTGCGGCCAGCGGCAACGGTCACGTTGTCTTCGGAGGCAAGCGGAGACACGAAAG CAACGAAGAATGGATATCCTCACCTAGTCCGGGCAGCGTGCAAGGATCCGCGCCGCCACTGAGCCCGTCGCCGGGCTCGCAAAGTCACacctacaccaccaccatgtcCAACGGATACTCTTCGCCGATGTCCACCGGCAGCTACGACCCGTACAGTCCGAATGGGAAGATGG CGCCCCCCGGTGCCGAGTAG